The following coding sequences are from one Anolis sagrei isolate rAnoSag1 chromosome 6, rAnoSag1.mat, whole genome shotgun sequence window:
- the BOLA2B gene encoding bolA-like protein 2, which yields MEPSVVLSAESLRERLLQGLEAEHVEVEDTTPGRCATSFKVLVVSPRFQGKALLQRHRLVNELLAEELKHIHAFEQRTLTPEQWAKEQEAK from the exons ATGGAGCCTTCTGTTGTCCTCAGCGCGGAGTCTCTGCGGGAGCGGCTCCTTCAAGGCCTGGAGGCCGAGCATGTG GAGGTGGAAGACACAACCCCTGGACGCTGTGCTACAAGTTTCAAAGTCCTAGTAGTGTCTCCACGTTTTCAAGGGAAGGCACTGCTACAGCGACATCG TCTGGTCAATGAACTCTTAGCTGAGGAGCTGAAACATATCCACGCCTTTGAACAGAGAACTCTGACGCCAGAACAGTGGGCCAAGGAACAAGAAGCTAAGTGA
- the CORO1A gene encoding coronin-1A, translated as MSRKVVRSSKFRHVYGQPAKADQCYDDIRVSQMTWDGNFCSVNPKFLAIVVEASGGGAFLVLPLAKTGRLDKSYPLVSGHTGPVLDVEWCPHNDNVIASGSEDCSVMVWAVPETGLIRSLNEPLVTLEGHCKRVGIVTWHPTAQNLLLSAGCDNVVKVWDVGVGQAPLSLDELHPDAIYSASWNRDGSLLCTTCRDKHLRLFDPRAGGTVANELPRPHEGLRPVRALTVNDGKLLTTGFSRMSERQVALWDMRNPEEPLTLQELDTSSGVLLPYYDPDTNVVYLTGKGDSSIRYFELTGEAPFVHYLSMFSSKESQRGGGWMPKRGLDVSKCEIARFYKLHERKCEPIGMTVPRKSDLFQEDLYPDTPGPDPALTSEEWLSGKNGSPILISLKDGYTPQKTREFKVNQTLLQGPKKCHEGTPHGNSALDQLSEDLKRLQATILQQEERISELERIVKK; from the exons ATGAGCCGTAAAGTCGTGAGGTCCAGCAAGTTCCGCCATGTTTACGGACAGCCAGCCAAGGCTGACCAGTGCTACGACGACATCCGTGTCTCTCAGATGACCTGGGATGGGAATTTCTGCTCTGTCAACCCCAAATTCCTGGCCATTGTCGTGGAGGCCAGTGGCGGAGGAGCCTTCTTAGTCTTGCCGTTAGCTAAG ACTGGCCGCCTAGATAAATCCTACCCATTGGTCTCAGGGCACACGGGTCCTGTTCTGGATGTGGAATGGTGCCCCCACAATGACAATGTGATTGCAAGTGGGTCTGAGGACTGCTCTGTTATG GTCTGGGCAGTGCCTGAAACCGGCCTCATACGATCCTTGAACGAACCCCTGGTGACTCTTGAAGGACACTGTAAGCGGGTGGGGATTGTCACCTGGCACCCGACCGCACAGAATCTTCTGCTGAGTGCAG GATGCGACAATGTGGTGAAAGTCTGGGATGTGGGTGTTGGACAGGCACCTCTCTCATTAGACGAGCTGCATCCAGACGCCATCTATAGTGCATCTTGGAACCGGGATGGGTCGCTTCTTTGCACAACCTGCCGTGATAAGCACCTCCGATTGTTTGACCCACGCGCAGGAGGCACTGTTGCCAAT GAACTTCCGCGTCCACATGAGGGATTGCGTCCAGTCCGGGCTCTTACAGTGAACGATGGGAAATTGCTCACGACAGGCTTCAGCCGCATGAGTGAGCGGCAGGTGGCTCTATGGGACATG AGGAATCCTGAGGAGCCACTGACCCTCCAAGAACTGGACACGAGTAGCGGAGTCCTCCTTCCTTACTATGATCCAGACACGAATGTGGTTTATCTGACCGGCAAG GGTGACAGCAGCATTCGCTATTTTGAGCTGACCGGAGAGGCTCCTTTTGTGCACTATTTGTCCATGTTCAGCTCCAAGGAGTCTCAACGAGGAGGCGGATGGATGCCTAAGAGAGGCCTGGATGTCAGCAAATGTGAAATTGCCAG GTTTTACAAACTCCATGAGAGGAAATGCGAACCCATTGGTATGACCGTACCACGAAAG TCAGATCTATTCCAGGAAGACCTTTATCCGGACACACCTGGCCCCGATCCTGCACTGACATCCGAGGAGTGGCTGTCAGGGAAGAACGGCAGTCCCATTCTCATATCCCTCAAGGATGGCTACACTCCTCAGAAGACCCGGGAGTTTAAGGTTAACCAGACCTTGCTACAAGGACCAAAAAAATGCCATGAAGGGACACCACATGGG AATTCAGCTTTAGACCAGCTCTCCGAGGACCTGAAGCGGCTGCAGGCCACCATCTTACAACAGGAGGAACGCATCTCAGAGCTAGAGAGGATTGTGAAGAAGTAA